The proteins below are encoded in one region of Streptomyces roseirectus:
- a CDS encoding AraC family transcriptional regulator — protein MDVVSDAISAVHLGRPSSQRVRAGGEWSVRISPYDGAGFHVVLSGSCLLLPDGGEPVALGVGDAVLLPHGAGHVIAGAGTEAGRARERAVPLERWTGAEASGGTELLCGKYRLDCSRIHPLMTELPEVVHLPNRVGAHPQLRAAIDLLAGELDERLPGSCVALPSLLDLLLVYLIRAWMAETTSGVWPAVLGDPVTSAALRAMHSAPAAPWTYDRLAAEAGVSRPTLARRFTSLVGRPPMAYLTWWRLILAASRLRDSSDTLATIAAQVGYGSPYALSHAFLKEFGVTPGRYRSASKA, from the coding sequence ATGGACGTGGTGAGTGACGCGATCTCCGCGGTGCATCTGGGGCGCCCCTCCTCCCAGCGGGTGCGGGCGGGCGGGGAGTGGAGCGTACGGATCTCCCCCTATGACGGCGCGGGTTTCCACGTCGTCCTCAGCGGGAGCTGTCTGCTGCTGCCGGACGGGGGTGAGCCGGTGGCGCTGGGGGTCGGTGACGCGGTACTGCTGCCGCACGGCGCGGGGCACGTAATCGCCGGGGCGGGGACGGAGGCGGGGCGCGCGCGGGAGCGGGCGGTGCCGTTGGAGCGGTGGACGGGGGCCGAGGCGTCCGGCGGGACGGAGCTGCTGTGCGGGAAGTACCGGCTCGACTGCAGCCGGATCCATCCGCTGATGACGGAGCTGCCCGAGGTCGTGCACCTGCCGAACCGGGTCGGCGCCCACCCTCAGCTGCGGGCGGCGATCGATCTGCTCGCCGGTGAGCTGGACGAGCGGCTGCCGGGGTCGTGCGTGGCGCTGCCGAGCCTGCTGGATCTGCTGCTGGTCTATCTGATCCGGGCGTGGATGGCGGAGACGACCAGCGGGGTGTGGCCGGCGGTGCTGGGTGATCCGGTGACGTCGGCGGCGCTGCGGGCGATGCACTCGGCGCCGGCCGCGCCGTGGACGTACGACCGGCTGGCCGCCGAGGCGGGCGTGTCCCGGCCCACGCTGGCCCGGCGGTTCACCTCGCTGGTCGGCCGGCCGCCGATGGCGTACCTGACGTGGTGGCGGCTGATCCTCGCCGCGAGCCGGCTGCGGGACTCCTCCGACACGCTGGCCACGATCGCGGCCCAGGTCGGCTACGGCAGCCCGTACGCCCTGTCGCACGCGTTCCTGAAGGAGTTCGGGGTGACGCCGGGGCGCTACCGGAGCGCGTCGAAGGCGTGA
- a CDS encoding MBL fold metallo-hydrolase: MTNVQNIVLGDVEVVRLVEWQRPFAPVPGLFPDAGPEVWRDNEDWLAPDHWEPDSDQAVVALQTWVLRSAGRTVVVDTGVGDRRERPGMPPFHRTRSDLPGLLARAGVRREDVDVVVNTHLHADHVGWNTLDASGTDGEWIPAFPNAQYLLPAADDAHFGPAGGYGGGQREVDRLVYEDSVAPVHRAGQVRLWDGAHRIDEHLTLESAPGHTPGSSVLRLDSGGERAVFVGDLLHTPVQILRSRCNSFACLDPGQAVASRRRILGRAADERELLIPAHFAGAGAVEVRRDGGEFTVGEWAGFANAEG, translated from the coding sequence ATGACGAACGTACAGAACATCGTGCTGGGGGACGTCGAGGTCGTCCGGCTCGTCGAGTGGCAGCGCCCCTTCGCCCCCGTGCCCGGCCTCTTCCCCGACGCCGGCCCCGAGGTGTGGCGGGACAACGAGGACTGGCTCGCGCCGGACCACTGGGAACCGGACAGCGACCAGGCCGTGGTCGCCCTCCAGACGTGGGTGCTGCGCAGCGCCGGGCGGACGGTCGTCGTCGACACCGGCGTGGGCGACCGCCGCGAACGGCCCGGCATGCCGCCGTTCCACCGCACCCGCAGCGACCTCCCCGGCCTCCTCGCGCGGGCCGGGGTGCGGCGCGAGGACGTCGACGTCGTCGTCAACACCCACCTCCACGCCGACCACGTCGGCTGGAACACCCTCGACGCTTCCGGCACGGACGGCGAGTGGATCCCGGCCTTCCCCAACGCCCAGTACCTCCTGCCGGCCGCCGACGACGCCCACTTCGGGCCCGCGGGCGGATACGGGGGCGGGCAGCGCGAGGTCGACCGGCTGGTCTACGAGGACAGCGTCGCGCCGGTCCACCGGGCCGGGCAGGTGCGGCTGTGGGACGGCGCCCACCGGATCGACGAACACCTCACGCTGGAGTCCGCGCCCGGACACACCCCCGGGTCGTCCGTCCTGCGCCTCGACTCCGGGGGCGAACGGGCCGTGTTCGTCGGGGACCTGCTCCACACGCCGGTGCAGATCCTGCGCTCCCGCTGCAACAGCTTCGCCTGCCTGGACCCCGGGCAGGCCGTGGCCAGCCGCCGGCGGATCCTCGGACGGGCCGCCGACGAACGGGAGTTGCTGATCCCGGCGCACTTCGCGGGCGCGGGCGCGGTGGAAGTACGCCGGGACGGAGGGGAGTTCACGGTGGGGGAGTGGGCGGGGTTCGCGAACGCCGAGGGGTAG
- a CDS encoding DUF1684 domain-containing protein has translation MTTDTDTFTRDWQDWHRAQEARLAAPHGFLAITGLHWLDETPQRFPDAPGAWRTGPDGVVVTLDDGDELLVDGRPVRGEHRFGVLPERGGVDAVWGDAVIEVAKRGGSDIVRPRHPDAPLRTAFTGTPAYAPDPRWSVTGRYVPFDEPRPTTVGAAVEGLEHVYDAPGRVEFELDGRQWALTAFPGHGAGLTVLFTDATSGVTTYAANRVLALAAPAADGTVTVDFNRAANLPCAYTDLATCPLPPAENRLPLAIEAGHRIPRERGGV, from the coding sequence ATGACCACCGACACCGACACCTTCACCCGTGACTGGCAGGACTGGCACCGCGCCCAGGAGGCCCGCCTCGCCGCCCCGCACGGCTTCCTCGCCATCACCGGCCTGCACTGGCTCGACGAGACCCCCCAGCGTTTCCCCGACGCCCCCGGCGCCTGGCGCACCGGCCCGGACGGGGTCGTCGTCACCCTCGACGACGGCGACGAACTCCTCGTGGACGGCCGTCCCGTGCGCGGCGAGCACCGCTTCGGCGTCCTGCCCGAGCGCGGTGGCGTGGACGCGGTCTGGGGCGACGCGGTGATCGAGGTCGCGAAGCGCGGCGGCAGCGACATCGTGCGCCCCCGCCACCCGGACGCCCCGCTGCGCACGGCGTTCACCGGCACGCCCGCCTACGCGCCCGACCCGCGCTGGTCGGTGACGGGCCGGTACGTCCCCTTCGACGAGCCCCGTCCGACGACGGTCGGCGCGGCGGTCGAGGGCCTTGAGCACGTGTACGACGCCCCGGGCCGGGTCGAGTTCGAACTGGACGGGCGCCAGTGGGCGCTGACGGCGTTCCCGGGGCACGGCGCGGGCCTGACGGTCCTGTTCACCGACGCGACCTCCGGTGTCACCACGTACGCGGCGAACCGGGTGCTGGCCCTGGCGGCGCCCGCCGCCGACGGCACGGTCACCGTCGACTTCAACCGCGCGGCGAACCTGCCCTGCGCCTACACGGACCTGGCGACCTGCCCGCTGCCTCCGGCGGAGAACCGGCTGCCGCTGGCGATCGAGGCGGGCCACAGGATCCCGCGCGAGCGGGGCGGCGTCTGA